A region of Pieris rapae chromosome 20, ilPieRapa1.1, whole genome shotgun sequence DNA encodes the following proteins:
- the LOC110994961 gene encoding uncharacterized protein LOC110994961, whose product MGGSQSTRKLSVENENAIQVSQEALDRIQSQLSAKTAEQIPSPPPQYAPSPPMYDPQKRQEAAAEEAYWARRIENLKRAHEKINSGMVVEYEKTLKEANELFELVKADKIVNKLPPCEQEKAKVLECYSANPNKSLLCSVLVNEFNDCVCKSRIAAVSGSS is encoded by the exons atggGAGGCTCGCAAAGCACTCGCAAGCTTAGTGTGGAAAATGAAAATGCTATTCAAGTGTCCCAAGAAGCATTAGACCGAATACAGTCACAACTGTCTgccaaa ACAGCTGAGCAGATCCCCTCTCCACCACCACAATATGCTCCTTCGCCTCCAATGTATGACCCGCAAAAGCGGCAAGAAGCAGCTGCTGAGGAAGCATATTGGGCACGccgaattgaaaatttaaaaagagctCATGAAAAAATCAATAGTGGAATGGTTGTGGAATATGAAAAGACATTGAAAGAAGCGAATGAATTATTTGAATTGGTTAAAGcagataaaattgtaaataaacttcCTCCATGTGAGCAAGAAAAAGCAAAG GTTCTTGAATGCTACAGTGCAAATCCAAATAAATCCTTATTGTGCTCAGTGCTAGTGAATGAATTTAATGACTGTGTTTGCAAGAGCAGAATTGCAGCAGTATCAGGAAGCTCTTGA
- the LOC110994983 gene encoding uncharacterized protein LOC110994983, whose protein sequence is MANKEDKPTEERKRRVPLYPGFPELARSDVSVYPSYSVLGVAYRVVCRHRYHFAKVAQRKQFMRELHSFEKLQPNALGGVRVHREFSQGILSHKIPSRRYIQKLTPDPLNMNQRMRVEEIISGRATFGKK, encoded by the exons ATGGCAAATAAAGAAGATAAGCCTACAGAGGAAAGGAAAAGAAGGGTGCCTTTATATCCAGGATTCCCAGAGTTGGCTCGTTCAGATGTCAGTGTCTATCCTAGTTATTCTGTACTAGGTGTTGCTTA TAGAGTTGTCTGTCGTCATCGTTACCACTTCGCTAAGGTTGCACAGCGTAAACAATTTATGCGTGAACTTCATAGCTTTGAAAAGCTTCAACCTAATGCCCTTGGTGGTGTAAGAGTACACAGGGAATTTTCACAAGGAATATTGTCACACAAGATCCCATCACGCCGCTACATACAAAAACTAACCCCAGATCCACTAAATATGAATCAAAGAATGAGAGTTGAGGAAATTATAAGTGGAAGAGCAACCTTTGGTAAAAAATGA